The following coding sequences are from one Fusobacterium perfoetens window:
- the purN gene encoding phosphoribosylglycinamide formyltransferase: MVRVAVFASGNGGNFESIVKTSREWKHSPCSIELLIVDKKNAFAIKRAENLGIPCYVVSLKECADKKEYEEKIIKILRDNSIELIALAGYMKIISEVLLNAYRNKIINIHPAYLPNFPGKDGIGDAFRAGAEETGVTIHYVDEGVDSGEIIYQEKLKIEKSWDLEKLEEEIHKIEHRIYPMILKELCEKIEEERK, from the coding sequence ATGGTAAGAGTAGCTGTATTTGCTTCAGGAAATGGAGGGAATTTTGAAAGCATAGTAAAAACGAGCAGAGAGTGGAAACACTCTCCATGCTCTATAGAACTTCTTATTGTAGATAAGAAAAATGCTTTTGCAATAAAAAGAGCAGAAAATTTAGGGATTCCATGTTATGTAGTTTCTTTAAAAGAATGTGCTGATAAAAAAGAGTATGAAGAAAAAATAATAAAAATTTTAAGAGATAATAGTATAGAACTTATTGCTCTTGCAGGATATATGAAAATAATTTCGGAAGTTTTATTAAATGCTTACAGAAATAAAATTATAAATATTCATCCTGCATATCTTCCAAACTTCCCAGGAAAAGATGGAATAGGAGATGCTTTCAGAGCTGGTGCTGAAGAAACTGGTGTTACAATTCATTATGTAGATGAAGGAGTAGATTCAGGAGAAATAATTTATCAGGAAAAATTAAAAATTGAAAAATCATGGGATTTAGAAAAGTTAGAAGAGGAAATTCATAAAATAGAACATAGAATTTACCCTATGATTTTAAAAGAGCTTTGTGAAAAGATTGAGGAGGAAAGAAAATAA
- the purH gene encoding bifunctional phosphoribosylaminoimidazolecarboxamide formyltransferase/IMP cyclohydrolase: protein MKRALISVSDKTGIVEFAKELSTLGYEIISTGGTKKALDDAGLKTLSISDITHFPEMMDGRVKTLHPNVHGGLLCVRDNEEHMKDLVENKIELIDLVVVNLYPFKETLKKGGTHEELIENIDIGGPSMLRSAAKNHKFVTVCVDPADYERVLAEIKEHGDTTLEFRQFLAAKVFRTTAAYDALIAGYLTKKLGIEYPEKMTLTYEKVQDLRYGENPHQSAAFYACPMTGYSIAGAKQLHGKELSYNNIQDANGAIEILREFKDGKKAVVAVKHTNPCGVGLGNTLREAWDKAYAADPVSIFGGIVAVNDTIDEDVATELHKLFLEIVIAPAFTEKALEILMTKKNIRLMTLDINQEIINKQRVMGVNDGLLVQDIDYGTITAEDLVCVTETKPTAEDIEEMLFGWKVVKNVKSNAIVISKGNQTLGIGAGQMNRVGAAKIALEQAGEKSKGSYMSSDAFFPMPDTVELAVKHGVKAIIQPGGSIKDQLSIDVCNANGIAMVFTKMRHFKH, encoded by the coding sequence ATGAAAAGAGCATTGATAAGTGTTTCAGATAAAACAGGAATAGTAGAGTTTGCAAAAGAATTAAGTACATTAGGATATGAAATAATATCAACAGGAGGAACTAAAAAAGCTCTTGATGATGCAGGACTTAAAACTCTTTCTATTTCTGATATAACTCATTTTCCAGAAATGATGGATGGAAGAGTAAAAACTCTTCACCCAAATGTACATGGAGGACTTCTTTGTGTAAGAGACAATGAAGAACATATGAAAGACTTAGTTGAAAATAAAATAGAACTTATAGATTTAGTAGTTGTAAATCTTTATCCTTTTAAAGAAACTCTAAAAAAAGGAGGAACACACGAAGAGCTTATTGAAAATATAGATATTGGTGGGCCAAGTATGTTAAGAAGTGCTGCTAAAAATCATAAATTTGTAACTGTTTGTGTAGATCCTGCAGATTATGAAAGAGTTTTAGCAGAAATCAAAGAACATGGAGATACAACTTTAGAGTTCAGACAATTTCTTGCAGCAAAAGTATTCAGAACAACAGCTGCTTATGATGCTCTTATAGCTGGTTACTTAACAAAAAAATTAGGAATAGAATACCCAGAAAAAATGACTCTTACTTATGAAAAAGTTCAGGATTTAAGATATGGGGAAAACCCTCATCAATCAGCAGCATTCTATGCTTGTCCAATGACAGGATATTCAATAGCTGGTGCAAAACAACTTCATGGTAAAGAATTATCTTATAACAATATCCAAGATGCTAATGGAGCTATTGAAATATTAAGAGAATTTAAAGATGGTAAGAAAGCTGTAGTTGCAGTAAAACATACAAATCCTTGTGGAGTAGGACTTGGAAACACATTAAGAGAAGCATGGGATAAAGCTTATGCAGCAGATCCTGTTTCTATATTTGGAGGAATAGTTGCAGTAAATGATACTATAGATGAAGATGTTGCAACAGAACTTCATAAACTTTTCCTAGAAATAGTAATAGCTCCTGCATTTACAGAAAAAGCTCTTGAAATTTTAATGACTAAGAAAAATATAAGACTTATGACTCTTGATATTAATCAAGAAATAATTAATAAACAAAGAGTAATGGGAGTAAATGATGGACTTCTTGTTCAAGATATAGATTATGGAACAATAACAGCAGAAGACTTAGTATGTGTTACAGAAACAAAACCTACAGCAGAAGATATTGAAGAAATGCTATTTGGATGGAAAGTTGTTAAAAATGTTAAATCAAATGCAATAGTAATAAGTAAAGGAAATCAAACTCTAGGAATTGGGGCAGGACAAATGAACAGAGTAGGAGCTGCGAAAATAGCTCTTGAACAAGCTGGAGAAAAATCAAAAGGTTCATATATGTCATCTGATGCTTTCTTCCCAATGCCTGATACAGTTGAACTTGCAGTTAAACACGGAGTAAAAGCTATAATTCAGCCTGGTGGTTCTATAAAAGATCAACTTTCAATAGATGTATGTAATGCTAATGGAATAGCAATGGTATTTACTAAGATGAGACACTTCAAACACTAA
- the purD gene encoding phosphoribosylamine--glycine ligase, with translation MKILVIGKGGREHALAWKLNQSPLVEKVYIAPGNPGTATFGINVDIKDSDIEALADFAEKEKIDLTVVGPETTLALGAADAFEAKGLKIFGPRKDVARLESSKDFAKHIMNKYNVPTGAYETFTDFEKAKAYVLKHGAPIVIKEDGLKAGKGVTVAMKIEEAMEALEIAFAIPDNKVVIEEYLDGFEFSLIALAHEDKVIPLEVGQDHKRVFDGDKGPNTGGMGVYSPVRRVTKEIIDASVNEIIRPTLEGLKKEGLPFTGFIFAGIMDTKDGVKTIEFNARFGDPEAEAILPRMESDLVKLILDIMDGKETEVKWSEKTTVGVVLASEGYPASSTSNAQIEIEDGMGSILFHMGTKEENGKLYTNGGRVLIVVAEGDTLAEAKEKAYRDVEKIKCKKLFFRHDIGAKDVV, from the coding sequence ATGAAAATATTAGTTATAGGAAAAGGTGGAAGAGAACATGCTCTTGCATGGAAATTAAATCAAAGTCCTCTTGTTGAAAAAGTATATATAGCTCCAGGAAATCCAGGAACAGCTACTTTTGGAATAAATGTAGATATTAAAGATAGTGATATAGAAGCTCTTGCAGATTTTGCAGAGAAAGAAAAAATAGATTTAACAGTTGTAGGGCCAGAAACAACACTTGCTTTAGGTGCAGCAGATGCTTTTGAAGCAAAAGGTCTTAAAATATTTGGACCAAGAAAAGATGTTGCAAGACTTGAAAGCAGTAAAGATTTTGCAAAACATATTATGAATAAATATAATGTTCCTACAGGAGCATATGAAACATTTACAGATTTTGAAAAAGCAAAAGCTTATGTTTTAAAACATGGAGCTCCTATTGTTATAAAAGAAGATGGGCTTAAAGCAGGAAAAGGTGTAACTGTTGCAATGAAAATAGAAGAAGCTATGGAAGCTCTTGAAATAGCTTTTGCAATTCCTGATAATAAAGTTGTAATTGAAGAGTATCTTGATGGATTTGAGTTTTCACTTATAGCTCTTGCTCATGAAGATAAAGTTATTCCTCTTGAAGTAGGACAAGATCACAAAAGAGTTTTTGATGGAGATAAAGGACCTAATACAGGAGGAATGGGAGTGTATTCCCCTGTAAGAAGAGTTACAAAAGAGATAATAGATGCAAGTGTAAATGAAATCATAAGACCTACTCTTGAAGGACTTAAAAAAGAAGGACTTCCTTTTACAGGATTTATTTTTGCAGGAATAATGGATACTAAAGATGGTGTTAAAACTATAGAGTTTAATGCAAGATTTGGAGATCCTGAAGCAGAAGCAATTCTTCCAAGAATGGAAAGCGACCTTGTAAAGTTAATTCTTGATATAATGGATGGAAAAGAAACTGAAGTAAAATGGAGCGAAAAAACAACAGTTGGTGTTGTTTTAGCTTCTGAAGGATATCCAGCTTCTTCAACTTCAAATGCTCAAATAGAAATTGAAGATGGAATGGGATCTATTCTTTTCCACATGGGAACTAAAGAAGAAAATGGAAAACTTTATACTAATGGAGGAAGAGTTTTAATTGTTGTAGCAGAGGGAGATACTCTTGCTGAAGCGAAAGAAAAAGCATATCGTGATGTTGAAAAAATAAAATGTAAAAAATTATTTTTTAGACATGACATAGGTGCGAAAGATGTGGTATAA
- the guaB gene encoding IMP dehydrogenase, with translation MNGKIVKEAITFDDVLLIPAESHVLPQDINLKTQLTKKITLNVPILSAAMDTVTEADLAIALARQGGLGFIHKNMTIEEQAKEVDKVKRNESGMIKDPITLTKDCTLADADELMGQYKISGLPVIEEDGKLIGIITNRDLKYRKDYETPVVDVMTKENLITAPVGTGLEEAKEILISNRIEKLPIVDDNGYLKGLITIKDIDKIVEYPNACKDEHGRLRVGAAVGVGNDTLERVAALVKAGADIITVDSAHGHSAGVIRRVKEIREAFPDIQLVAGNIVTAEAALALIEAGVDAVKVGIGPGSICTTRVVAGVGVPQLTAVNDVYQVCKERGIGVIADGGIKLSGDIVKALACGADCVMLGGVLAGTKEAPGEEVIYEGRRYKVYVGMGSLAAMKRGSKDRYFQNDAKKLVPEGIEGRIAYRGDLKDVIFQLCGGIRAGMGYCGTPTIRDLQLNGKFVKITGAGLKESHPHDIQITKEAPNYSR, from the coding sequence ATGAATGGAAAAATTGTAAAAGAAGCAATTACTTTTGATGATGTTCTGTTAATACCAGCAGAATCTCATGTATTACCTCAAGACATTAACTTAAAAACTCAGCTTACAAAGAAGATAACTTTAAATGTACCTATTTTAAGTGCTGCTATGGATACAGTAACTGAAGCAGATCTTGCTATAGCTCTTGCAAGACAAGGTGGATTAGGATTTATTCATAAAAATATGACTATTGAAGAGCAGGCAAAAGAAGTAGATAAAGTTAAAAGAAATGAAAGCGGAATGATAAAAGATCCTATTACTTTAACAAAAGACTGTACTCTTGCAGATGCAGATGAGTTAATGGGACAATATAAAATATCAGGTCTTCCTGTAATAGAAGAAGATGGAAAATTAATAGGAATTATAACAAACAGAGACTTAAAATATAGAAAAGATTATGAAACTCCTGTTGTTGATGTAATGACAAAAGAAAACCTTATTACAGCTCCTGTTGGAACAGGATTAGAAGAAGCTAAAGAAATATTAATATCAAATAGAATAGAAAAACTTCCAATAGTTGATGATAACGGATATTTAAAAGGATTAATAACTATAAAAGATATAGATAAAATAGTTGAATATCCAAATGCTTGTAAAGATGAACATGGAAGATTAAGAGTAGGAGCAGCAGTAGGTGTAGGAAATGATACTCTTGAAAGAGTTGCAGCTCTTGTAAAAGCTGGAGCAGATATTATTACTGTAGACTCAGCTCATGGTCATTCAGCTGGTGTTATAAGAAGAGTAAAAGAAATAAGAGAAGCTTTCCCAGATATTCAATTAGTTGCTGGAAATATAGTTACTGCTGAAGCAGCACTTGCTCTTATTGAAGCTGGTGTAGATGCTGTTAAAGTTGGTATAGGACCTGGTTCTATTTGTACAACAAGGGTTGTTGCAGGGGTTGGAGTTCCTCAATTAACAGCTGTAAATGATGTATATCAAGTATGTAAAGAAAGAGGAATAGGAGTTATAGCTGACGGAGGAATTAAACTTTCTGGAGATATAGTTAAAGCACTTGCTTGTGGTGCTGACTGTGTAATGCTTGGAGGAGTTCTTGCTGGAACAAAAGAAGCTCCTGGTGAAGAAGTAATTTATGAAGGAAGAAGATATAAAGTTTATGTTGGAATGGGTTCTCTTGCAGCAATGAAGAGAGGTTCAAAAGACAGATACTTCCAAAACGATGCTAAGAAATTAGTTCCAGAAGGAATTGAAGGAAGAATAGCTTACAGAGGAGATCTTAAAGATGTTATATTCCAACTTTGTGGAGGAATCAGAGCAGGAATGGGATATTGTGGAACTCCTACAATAAGAGATCTTCAATTAAATGGAAAATTTGTTAAAATAACTGGTGCAGGATTAAAAGAAAGTCACCCACATGATATTCAAATAACAAAAGAAGCACCTAACTACTCAAGATAA
- a CDS encoding alanine/glycine:cation symporter family protein: protein MEELNQIVQNVSGFVWNSLLIFLLIGTGIFYTIKLKFIQVRKFGEGYTKVVKGVNLNGEAAGAEGMSSFQSLATAVAAQVGTGNLAGAATAIAAGGPGAIFWMWMSAFFGMATVYAEAVLGQVYKKKIGGEVIGGPAFYISEGLGENWFSKGLAAFFGFSCILALSFMGNAVQSNSIAAAFSNEFPIPPVYVGIGVAVVSGFIFWGGTQRIASFTEKIVPVMAGLYVGASLIIVCMNVTHIFPAIKMIFVGAFNPTAVMGGAFGITIKQAIRFGVARGLFSNEAGMGSTPHAHAVAKVDHPCEQGAVAIITVFIDTFVVLTCTALVIIMKVDLTDKALIDSIPGIALTQTAFKLALGNLGGVFIAVCLFFFALSTIIGWYYFGIANVKYLFGNKAMNIYKVIVICFILLGSMAKVDLVWNLSDLFNGLMALPNLIALLVLYKLVVKATDEYMEFHPRKKCEKIKEETAIN from the coding sequence ATGGAAGAACTAAATCAGATAGTTCAAAATGTGAGCGGATTTGTATGGAATTCACTGTTAATATTTTTATTAATAGGAACAGGAATTTTCTATACGATTAAACTGAAATTTATTCAGGTCAGGAAATTTGGAGAAGGTTATACAAAAGTAGTAAAAGGTGTAAACTTAAATGGTGAAGCTGCAGGAGCAGAAGGAATGAGTTCATTTCAGTCTTTGGCAACAGCAGTAGCAGCACAAGTAGGAACAGGAAATCTTGCAGGAGCAGCAACAGCTATTGCAGCAGGAGGTCCTGGAGCAATTTTCTGGATGTGGATGAGTGCTTTTTTTGGAATGGCAACAGTTTATGCAGAAGCAGTTTTAGGTCAAGTATATAAAAAGAAAATTGGTGGAGAAGTTATAGGAGGACCTGCTTTTTATATTAGTGAAGGACTTGGGGAAAACTGGTTTAGTAAAGGTCTTGCAGCTTTTTTTGGATTCTCATGTATTTTAGCTCTTTCATTTATGGGAAATGCAGTTCAGTCAAATTCAATAGCAGCAGCATTTAGTAATGAATTTCCAATCCCTCCTGTGTATGTAGGAATAGGAGTTGCTGTAGTATCAGGATTTATATTCTGGGGAGGAACTCAAAGAATAGCATCATTCACAGAAAAAATTGTTCCTGTTATGGCAGGTCTATATGTAGGTGCTTCTTTAATAATAGTGTGTATGAATGTAACTCATATATTTCCAGCAATAAAAATGATATTTGTAGGTGCTTTTAATCCAACTGCAGTTATGGGAGGAGCATTTGGTATAACAATAAAACAAGCAATAAGATTTGGAGTTGCAAGAGGATTATTCTCCAATGAAGCAGGAATGGGTTCAACTCCTCATGCTCATGCAGTTGCAAAAGTTGATCATCCTTGTGAGCAAGGAGCAGTAGCAATAATAACTGTATTTATAGATACATTTGTAGTTCTTACATGTACAGCTCTTGTTATAATAATGAAAGTTGATTTAACAGACAAAGCATTAATAGATAGTATTCCAGGGATAGCTCTTACTCAGACCGCATTCAAATTAGCTCTTGGTAATTTAGGAGGAGTATTTATAGCAGTTTGTCTTTTCTTCTTTGCACTTTCAACTATAATAGGATGGTATTATTTTGGAATTGCAAATGTAAAATATTTATTTGGAAATAAAGCTATGAATATTTATAAGGTGATAGTTATATGCTTTATACTTTTAGGTTCTATGGCAAAAGTTGATTTAGTTTGGAATCTTTCAGATTTATTCAATGGACTTATGGCTCTTCCAAATTTAATTGCACTTCTTGTGCTTTATAAATTAGTTGTAAAAGCAACAGATGAATATATGGAATTTCATCCAAGAAAGAAATGCGAAAAAATAAAAGAAGAAACAGCTATAAATTAA
- a CDS encoding glycerol-3-phosphate responsive antiterminator, protein MNIKEILERNPIIPAIKNENGLKEAAECGSEIVFVIMSNLINIQVIVEKLKEADKIVFVHVDMIEGLSSSNYGVDYLMAHTKADGIITTKHNIVAFARKNNICVIQRFFILDSFSFRNTITHIRENKPDAVEILPGVMPKIIKRICNLVNIPVITGGLIDEKEDIINALNSGAEGISTTDMTLWDF, encoded by the coding sequence ATGAATATAAAAGAAATTTTAGAAAGGAATCCTATAATACCAGCAATAAAAAATGAAAATGGTTTAAAGGAAGCAGCAGAATGTGGAAGTGAAATAGTTTTTGTTATTATGTCAAATTTAATAAATATTCAAGTAATTGTTGAAAAACTAAAAGAGGCAGATAAAATAGTTTTTGTTCATGTGGATATGATAGAAGGACTTTCCAGTTCAAATTATGGTGTAGATTATCTTATGGCTCATACAAAAGCTGATGGAATAATAACAACAAAGCATAATATAGTTGCATTTGCCAGAAAAAATAATATTTGTGTGATACAGAGATTTTTTATTCTTGATTCATTTTCATTTAGAAATACAATAACACATATAAGAGAAAATAAACCTGATGCAGTAGAAATACTACCTGGGGTTATGCCTAAAATAATAAAAAGAATCTGCAATCTTGTAAATATTCCCGTTATTACAGGAGGACTTATAGATGAAAAAGAGGATATAATAAACGCTCTAAACTCAGGTGCAGAGGGAATATCAACAACTGATATGACATTGTGGGATTTTTAA
- a CDS encoding glycerophosphodiester phosphodiesterase — protein sequence MIKNFAHRGFSGKYPENTLLAFEKAVEAGADGIELDVQLTKDGEVVIIHDETIDRTTDGKGFVADYTYDELKKIDASYIYKNHYGFNKIPTLKEYFTLIKDTKIITNIELKTGINEYLGIEKKVFEIIQEFHMEDRVIVSSFNHYSILRMKALAPKIKCGFLSETWIIDAGKYTKFFGIECYHPHFAMLTKEIAREIKAQGIEINTWTVNTEEDMRDLISKGVDILIGNYPDITKKIISEAEGQK from the coding sequence ATGATAAAAAATTTTGCTCATAGAGGGTTTAGTGGAAAATATCCTGAAAACACACTTCTTGCTTTTGAAAAAGCTGTTGAAGCAGGTGCAGATGGAATAGAACTTGATGTTCAGCTTACAAAAGATGGAGAAGTGGTAATTATTCATGATGAAACAATAGATCGTACAACAGATGGAAAAGGATTTGTTGCAGATTATACTTATGATGAATTAAAAAAAATAGATGCCTCATATATTTATAAAAATCACTATGGATTTAATAAGATACCCACATTGAAAGAATATTTTACTCTTATAAAAGATACTAAAATTATTACTAATATTGAACTTAAAACAGGAATAAATGAATATTTAGGAATAGAAAAAAAAGTTTTTGAAATAATACAGGAATTTCATATGGAAGATAGAGTAATAGTTTCAAGTTTTAATCATTACAGTATTCTTAGAATGAAAGCTCTTGCCCCTAAAATTAAGTGTGGTTTTTTAAGTGAAACTTGGATAATAGATGCAGGAAAATATACTAAATTTTTTGGAATAGAATGTTATCATCCTCATTTTGCAATGTTAACAAAAGAAATAGCAAGGGAAATTAAGGCACAGGGAATAGAGATAAATACATGGACAGTAAATACAGAAGAAGATATGAGAGATTTGATTTCTAAGGGAGTGGATATTCTTATAGGAAATTATCCAGATATTACAAAAAAAATAATATCAGAAGCAGAAGGACAAAAATAA
- a CDS encoding MIP/aquaporin family protein, translating to MTSTAMYLAEFVGTALLLLLGNGINMTLSLRKSFGKGGGWSVTCIGWGMAVTMSAYLTGWVSGAHLNPALSIAMVLSGRMDAALLPGYIVAQILGGIFGAVLAYLAYKDLMDDEPDAGTKLGVFSTGPAIDHKPWNVVTETIGTAVLVIGILAIGYGSNGVSGGIGPFLVGMLICVIGMALGGATGFAINPARDLGPRIAHAILPIKGKGGSNWQYAWVPIVGPIIGAVLGVVIFDLFVKTCVGI from the coding sequence ATGACATCAACTGCAATGTATTTAGCGGAATTTGTTGGAACAGCTTTACTGCTGCTTTTAGGAAATGGAATTAATATGACACTGAGTCTTAGGAAAAGCTTCGGTAAAGGTGGAGGCTGGTCAGTAACATGTATTGGATGGGGTATGGCTGTAACCATGTCTGCATATCTTACAGGCTGGGTAAGTGGAGCACATTTGAATCCAGCTCTTTCAATAGCAATGGTACTTTCAGGAAGAATGGATGCAGCTCTTTTACCTGGATATATTGTAGCTCAGATTCTTGGAGGAATATTTGGAGCAGTTTTAGCATATCTTGCTTATAAGGATTTAATGGATGATGAACCTGATGCAGGAACAAAACTGGGAGTTTTCTCTACAGGACCAGCAATAGATCATAAACCTTGGAATGTGGTAACAGAAACAATAGGAACAGCAGTTCTTGTTATAGGAATTCTTGCTATAGGATATGGAAGCAATGGGGTTTCAGGAGGAATAGGACCATTTCTTGTAGGTATGCTTATTTGTGTAATTGGTATGGCTCTTGGAGGAGCAACAGGATTTGCTATTAATCCAGCAAGAGACCTTGGACCTAGAATAGCACATGCAATTCTTCCTATAAAAGGAAAAGGGGGATCAAACTGGCAGTATGCATGGGTGCCAATTGTTGGTCCTATAATAGGAGCAGTTTTAGGAGTAGTAATATTTGATCTTTTTGTAAAAACATGTGTTGGTATATAA
- the glpK gene encoding glycerol kinase GlpK, giving the protein MDKKYIVALDQGTTSSRAVIFDSEQKIVGVAQKEFKQIYPKEGWVEHDPMEIWASQSGVLAEVIAKEGISQHDIIGIGITNQRETTIVWDKNTGKPVYNAIVWQCRRTAEICDELKKIEGLNEYVKENTGLLIDAYFSGTKIKWILDNVEGAREKAEKGDLLFGTVDTWLIWKLTNGKVHATDYTNASRTMIYNIKKLEWDEKLLKILGIPKSMLPEVKDSSGTFGYANLGGVGGHRIPIAGVAGDQQSALFGQACFNKGDSKNTYGTGCFLLMNTGEEMVTSHNGLITTIAIGLEGKVQYALEGSIFIGGASVQWLRDEMKLVGESADTEYFARKAKDSGGVYVVPAFVGLGAPYWDMYARGAIVGITRGTNKNQIIRATLESIAYQTRDVLEAMQEDSGIKLNHLKVDGGAAANDFLMEFQSDILNSCVRRPVLLETTALGAAYLAGLAVGFWESKEEISKQWILGKEFCPVMSEEERTRRYKGWKKAVKRAMAWELED; this is encoded by the coding sequence ATGGATAAAAAATATATTGTAGCTTTAGACCAAGGAACAACAAGTTCAAGAGCAGTTATTTTTGACAGCGAACAGAAAATAGTGGGAGTAGCTCAAAAAGAGTTTAAACAGATATATCCAAAAGAGGGATGGGTTGAACATGATCCTATGGAAATATGGGCAAGCCAAAGTGGAGTCCTTGCAGAAGTAATAGCCAAAGAAGGAATATCACAGCATGATATAATTGGAATTGGTATAACTAACCAGAGAGAAACAACTATTGTATGGGATAAAAATACAGGAAAACCAGTATACAATGCAATAGTGTGGCAATGTAGAAGAACAGCTGAAATATGTGATGAACTTAAAAAAATTGAAGGATTAAACGAATATGTAAAAGAAAATACAGGACTTTTAATAGATGCTTATTTTTCTGGAACAAAAATTAAATGGATTCTTGATAATGTAGAAGGAGCAAGAGAAAAAGCAGAAAAAGGAGATCTTCTTTTTGGAACAGTTGATACATGGCTTATATGGAAATTAACAAATGGAAAAGTTCATGCTACAGATTATACAAATGCTTCAAGAACAATGATATATAATATTAAAAAGCTTGAATGGGATGAAAAACTTCTTAAAATTTTAGGAATTCCAAAATCAATGCTTCCTGAAGTTAAGGATAGTTCAGGAACATTTGGATATGCAAATCTTGGAGGAGTTGGAGGTCATAGAATTCCAATAGCAGGAGTAGCAGGAGACCAGCAGTCAGCTCTTTTTGGACAAGCATGTTTTAATAAAGGAGATTCAAAAAATACTTATGGAACAGGATGTTTCCTTCTTATGAATACAGGTGAGGAAATGGTAACAAGTCATAATGGACTTATTACAACAATAGCAATAGGACTTGAAGGAAAAGTTCAATATGCTCTTGAAGGAAGTATCTTCATTGGAGGAGCAAGTGTTCAATGGCTGAGAGACGAAATGAAACTTGTTGGAGAATCTGCTGATACAGAATACTTTGCAAGAAAAGCAAAAGACAGTGGAGGAGTTTATGTTGTTCCAGCTTTTGTAGGACTTGGAGCACCTTATTGGGATATGTATGCAAGAGGAGCAATAGTAGGAATTACTCGTGGAACAAATAAAAATCAAATTATAAGAGCTACTCTTGAATCAATAGCATATCAGACAAGAGATGTACTTGAAGCAATGCAGGAAGACTCAGGAATAAAATTAAATCATCTTAAAGTAGATGGTGGAGCAGCAGCTAATGATTTCTTAATGGAGTTCCAATCTGATATTTTAAATTCTTGTGTAAGAAGACCAGTACTTCTTGAGACAACAGCTTTAGGAGCAGCTTATCTAGCAGGGCTTGCAGTAGGTTTCTGGGAATCTAAAGAAGAAATATCAAAACAATGGATTTTAGGAAAAGAATTTTGTCCTGTAATGAGTGAAGAAGAAAGAACAAGAAGATATAAAGGATGGAAAAAGGCTGTAAAAAGAGCAATGGCTTGGGAGCTTGAAGACTAA